From one Ahaetulla prasina isolate Xishuangbanna chromosome 18, ASM2864084v1, whole genome shotgun sequence genomic stretch:
- the NADK gene encoding NAD kinase isoform X2 → MKIFQHCSFGRATWKWHIQDPASQRLTWNKPPKSVLVIKKIRDASLLQPFKDLCIYLTEVNNMLVYVEKKILEDPAIMNDESFGSVKKRFCTFSEDYDDISDQIDFIICLGGDGTLLYASSLFPRSVPPVMAFHLGSLGFLTPFNFENFQSQVTQVIEGNAALVLRSRLKVKVIKEHWEKKAVIQNGIEENGVVSSGLEKEMFKQAIQYLVLNEVVVDRGPSSYLSNVDVFLDGHLITTVQGDGVIVSTPTGSTAYAAAAGASMIHPNVPAIMITPICPHSLSFRPIVVPAGVDLKIMLSPDARNTAWVSFDGRKRQEICHGDSISITTSCYPLPSICFQDPVSDWFESLAECLHWNVRKKQNHFAVDEDEEF, encoded by the exons ATGAAGATATTCCAACACTGTTCGTTTGGTCGGGCAACCTGGAAGTG GCACATTCAGGATCCGGCAAGCCAGCGGTTGACATGGAACAAACCCCCGAAAAGTGTTCTTGTGATCAAAAAGATCCGAGACGCCAGTCTTCTGCAGCCCTTCAAAGACCTCTGCATTTATTTGACCGAG GTGAACAACATGCTGGTTTATGTGGAGAAGAAAATCCTAGAAGATCCAGCCATCATGAACGACGAGAGTTTTGGGTCTGTGAAGAAGCGGTTTTGCACTTTCAGTGAAG ATTATGATGATATCTCCGATCAGATAGACTTTATCATCTGCCTGGGCGGAGACGGGACGTTACTGTACGCGTCATCGCTTTTTCCG AGGAGTGTACCGCCAGTCATGGCTTTCCATTTGGGGTCTCTGGGCTTCCTCACCCCCTTCAATTTTGAGAACTTTCAGTCTCAAGTCACCCAGGTCATAGAAG GCAACGCGGCCCTCGTTCTCCGAAGCAGGTTGAAGGTGAAGGTGATTAAGGAACACTGGGAGAAGAAAGCCGTAATTCAGAACGGGATTGAGGAAAACGGCGTGGTATCATCAGGCCTGGAAAAAGAAATGTTTAAGCAAGCAATTCAGTATCTG GTCTTGAATGAAGTGGTGGTGGACCGAGGCCCTTCCTCTTACCTTTCCAACGTGGATGTCTTCCTTGATGGTCACCTTATCACCACTGTACAAGGCGATG GCGTCATTGTTTCCACACCGACTGGCAGCACGGCGTACGCAGCCGCTGCGGGCGCGTCCATGATCCATCCGAATGTCCCTGCCATCATGATTACCCCCATCTGCCCTCATTCCCTCTCCTTCCGGCCCATCGTCGTCCCAGCTGGAGTGGACCTGAAG ATCATGCTGTCTCCAGATGCCAGGAATACCGCGTGGGTTTCGTTTGACGGGCGGAAGAGGCAGGAGATCTGCCACGGGGACAG CATCAGCATCACAACTTCCTGCTACCCGCTCCCTTCGATCTGCTTCCAAGATCCCGTCAGCGACTGGTTCGAAAGCCTGGCGGAGTGTTTACACTGGAACGTTCGCAAGAAGCAAAATCACTTTGCAGTCGACGAGGACGAAGAATTTTGA